CGCTGGCCACCGCGCCGACCAGTGATCCGGCGAGGAAGACGACGAGCCCGGTGATCAGCATGCGGCGCCGTCCGAACCGGTCGCCGAGCAGGCCCGCGGGGAGCATCAGCGCGGCGAAGACGACGACGTACGCGTCCGCCATCCACTGCTGTGCACCGGTGCCGGCGTCGAGGGCGGCGGCCATCGTGGGCAGCGCGACGTTGAGGATCGTCAGGTCGAAGCCGAGCGTCAGCATGCTCGCGACGAGGGCGGCCAGGGCCCACCAGCGACGGGGGTCCGGAGTGATGGTTTCCATAAAGTGAAGGTAACTGTCAAAAGTGCGTGACTGTCAATTGCTTTCGTCATGCAAAAAGGGCCACGGCTCGATGCCGTGGCCCTCGGGTCGGGTCGGGTCGTTCGGGCTATGCGTGGCCGTATGCCACCAGCGAGATGCCGATGTAGTGGACGACGAACGCGGCCAGCGTGAGGGAGTGGAACACCTCGTGGAAGCCGAACCAGCGCGGTGACGGGTTGGGCCGCTTGAGGCCGTAGATCACGCCGCCCGCGCTGTAGAGGAGGCCGCCGACGACGACCAGGACGAGGACCGCGACGCCGCCCGTGTGCATGAAGTCGGGCAGGAAGAAGACGGCCGCCCAGCCCATCGCGATGTAGCAGGGGGTGTAGAGCCAGCGCGGGGCGCCGACCCAGAAGACCCGGAAGAGGATCCCGGCCAGCGCGGCGCCCCAGATGCTCCAGAGCAGCCACTGCCCCTTGGCTCCGGGCAGGAGCAGCATGGTCAGCGGGGTGTAGGTGCCGGCGATGATCAGGAAGATGTTGGCGTGATCCAGCCGTCGCAGGACGCCGTCCATGCGGGGGCTCCAGTTGCCCCGGTGGTACAGCGCGCTGACACCGAAGAGCAGACAGGCCGTCAGGGCGAAGATCCCGCAGGCGATGCGTCCTCTGGTGGAGTCGGCGAGGGCGGTGAGGACCAGCCCCGCGATCAGTGCGGCGGGGAACATCCCCAGGTGCAGCCAGCCGCGCAGCCTGGGCTTGATCGGCTCGGCGAACTGCTGGGCGTGCTGCTTGATCTGATGGGGCAGGGAGGGCGCGTCGGCGTCGTGGGCGGGCGGCGTCATGTCCCGCATCGTACCTACGGGGCCGTAGGTTACGCGTGAGTACGAGTTCGGGAGCCGCCAAGAGTGGCCATCGTCTCACGGGAGTTGACCTGTAAAGAGACGGTCAGCTGAACCCTACGTGCACGCAAATAAACGCGCTGTGCCCAAAGGGAGCGTGGCGATCCTCACTCCGCTCACCTGTGATGCCCTCTGGACAGATGGGCGCAACGGTCGGATGATCAAATGAGTGCGGTCGGCACCGGATGAGCGCCAAGGTCACCACCAAAAGGCACGAAAAGCATCCGGGTCGCAGCCCCCACGGGGCCTCCAAACAAAAAATCCCTCATCTAGGAGCAATCGTGGCGCGCGACATCGCGGCTCCCCCCGTCATTCCCACCCAGCACAAGGAACTGATCTCGTGGGTGAACGAGATCGTCGAACTGACCCAGCCGGACAGCGTGGTCTGGTGTGACGGATCCGAAGCAGAGTACGAGCGCCTGTGCGGGGAGCTCGTAGCGAACGGCACCTTCAGGAAACTCGACCCGGTCAAGCGCCCCAACTCCTACTACGCGGCCTCCGACCCGACCGACGTCGCGCGTGTCGAGGACCGCACCTTCATCTGCTCGGAGAAGGAGGAGGACGCCGGGCCCACCAACCACTGGAAGGATCCCGGCGAGATGCGGGAGATCTTCGCCGGTGACAAGGGCGTCTTCCGCGGCTCGATGAAGGGCCGGACGATGTACGTCGTCCCGTTCTGCATGGGCCCCCTCGGCTCGGACCTCTCCGCCATCGGCGTCGAGATCACCGACTCCGCCTACGTCGCGGTCTCCATGCGCACCATGACCCGCATGGGACAGCCCGTCCTCGACGAACTCGGTACCGACGGCTTCTTCGTGCGTGCTGTGCACACGCTCGGAGCGCCGCTGGCCGAGGGCGAGGCGGACGTGCCGTGGCCGTGCAACTCCACCAAGTACATCTCGCACTTCCCCGAGAGCCGCGAGATCTGGTCCTACGGCTCCGGCTACGGCGGCAACGCCCTGCTCGGCAAGAAGTGCTACGCCCTGCGCATCGCCTCGGTGATGGCCCGCGACGAGGGCTGGCTCGCCGAGCACATGCTGATCCTCAAGCTCACGCCCCCGCAGGGCGAGTCCAAGTACGTGGCGGCGGCCTTCCCTTCGGCCTGCGGCAAGACCAACCTCGCCATGCTGGAGCCCACCATCTCCGGCTGGACCGTCGAGACCATCGG
This is a stretch of genomic DNA from Streptomyces sp. NBC_00285. It encodes these proteins:
- the trhA gene encoding PAQR family membrane homeostasis protein TrhA, producing MTPPAHDADAPSLPHQIKQHAQQFAEPIKPRLRGWLHLGMFPAALIAGLVLTALADSTRGRIACGIFALTACLLFGVSALYHRGNWSPRMDGVLRRLDHANIFLIIAGTYTPLTMLLLPGAKGQWLLWSIWGAALAGILFRVFWVGAPRWLYTPCYIAMGWAAVFFLPDFMHTGGVAVLVLVVVGGLLYSAGGVIYGLKRPNPSPRWFGFHEVFHSLTLAAFVVHYIGISLVAYGHA